From Vicinamibacterales bacterium, one genomic window encodes:
- a CDS encoding protein-L-isoaspartate(D-aspartate) O-methyltransferase: MAKISCGTSTLLITLILFGGCSVGRTDRTTASPHQAEQTSNWAVQRREMVESQLRARDIFSPTVLTAMARVPRHLFVPLTERALSYNDHPLPIGYQQTISQPYIVAYMTQLLNLPEEAKVLEIGTGSGYQAAVLAEVANEVYTIEILPELAERAVSTFAQLGIGGVQVRVGDGYLGWPEQAPFDGIIVTAAPDHVPQPLIEQLAVGGRLVLPVGRGFQIMTVLTKTEGGITTSETIPVRFVPMTGRATAR; this comes from the coding sequence ATGGCCAAGATATCCTGTGGCACCAGCACACTCCTTATCACGCTTATCCTGTTTGGTGGGTGTAGCGTAGGGCGAACTGACCGAACCACCGCCTCTCCCCACCAAGCAGAGCAGACATCGAACTGGGCAGTCCAGCGTCGGGAGATGGTCGAAAGCCAACTTCGCGCACGCGACATTTTTTCTCCCACCGTTCTAACAGCCATGGCGCGTGTACCTCGTCATCTCTTCGTTCCATTAACAGAACGCGCACTGTCCTACAATGACCACCCGCTGCCCATCGGATACCAGCAAACGATCTCACAGCCATATATCGTCGCTTACATGACCCAGCTACTCAACCTCCCAGAGGAGGCTAAAGTTCTTGAAATAGGTACTGGGTCTGGGTATCAGGCAGCGGTTTTGGCTGAAGTCGCCAATGAAGTCTATACCATTGAAATTCTACCAGAGCTTGCGGAACGGGCGGTTAGCACCTTCGCGCAGTTGGGAATCGGAGGGGTGCAGGTAAGAGTTGGAGATGGTTACCTAGGCTGGCCTGAACAGGCACCATTTGACGGCATCATCGTCACCGCAGCTCCTGACCACGTGCCTCAGCCGCTCATCGAACAGTTAGCCGTGGGAGGAAGACTCGTTCTTCCTGTCGGGCGCGGTTTTCAGATAATGACCGTCCTGACGAAAACCGAAGGTGGAATTACCACCAGCGAAACGATTCCCGTCCGGTTTGTGCCCATGACCGGCC
- a CDS encoding TonB-dependent receptor, whose product MWERVSPLFRSLFLAVGLILLMTYGAHAQTVLLTGSITDEQGGAVGGVTITVTSTISLTPVVVVSEVDGSYLIPTLVPDTYSVTFELDGFDTQQFNAVKLTERRRHVLDVVLALSSFNDRIDVVGVTPMLGGGIPRDRVASTVSVVNPDALAATAVSSTANTLNQRLGSVSLEGATTNPFQPTLRFRGFTASPLLGLPQGIVVYQNGVRINESFGDTVQFDLIPQFAIDQIQLSAGASPTYGLNALGGALALRLKNGFDQNGFRGKLSLGSHDQLNGTAEFGTRLNSFALYAGTSRFKESGWRRASQSDVTQAVVDVGYREGILDAGLSYTHAKTKLNGNGAAPVELLNVDRSAVYTFPDTTRNELAFTQGRLSVALSPTWSLDATGYYRDMVRHTLNADEFELALCDSSSLPDGFPTNALCASSHLDGGLDGESLVVDVLTGALITQSEALGDGALNRTSTSADSYGGTVQTTSRAALGSHDNFLIFGASIDLADVRFGSNSEVGTMTSERSVVGSGMLAGIAGRAPDDRFNTELTTANQTLGLYFSDTFSAIDRAHLTVSGRYNWTQVDIADQLGTSLNGTHVFRRFNPGIGGVYQVSDAVAVFGQYAESSRAPVAAELSCADPAEPCRIPNAFVSDPPLRQAIGRSFEGGLRGRLGVRNRAFEWSVATYRTRIADDILFVASPRRIGTGFFQNAGDTKRLGFDIDFSGEVADLGWYGSYGFVDASFESVLALPGNQEVNDAATETGEVHVTPGDRLPGIPRHSFKAGVQQEWSESWYVSLEAIIESNRIFVGDEGNDQRALNGYGILNFYTSYRLGRPVELFVRMDNLLNRQYETFGVLAEADIALKEVPGASDPRFVGPAPPRTLIAGMQFNF is encoded by the coding sequence ATGTGGGAACGCGTCTCTCCGTTGTTCCGCTCGCTGTTCTTGGCGGTCGGGTTAATACTCTTAATGACGTATGGAGCGCATGCTCAAACTGTACTTCTCACTGGGTCCATTACCGATGAGCAAGGCGGTGCAGTTGGCGGTGTGACAATTACCGTTACCTCGACCATATCCTTGACACCTGTTGTAGTGGTCAGCGAGGTGGATGGGAGCTACCTGATTCCCACCCTGGTCCCGGATACCTACAGCGTGACGTTTGAGTTAGACGGTTTTGACACGCAGCAGTTCAACGCCGTGAAGCTAACTGAACGAAGGCGACATGTTCTTGATGTCGTGCTTGCACTCTCATCGTTTAATGACCGAATCGACGTGGTTGGGGTGACGCCGATGCTCGGAGGAGGCATTCCGCGGGACCGAGTTGCGTCGACTGTGTCAGTGGTCAACCCTGACGCACTTGCCGCGACCGCGGTATCGTCAACGGCCAACACCCTTAATCAACGTTTGGGTTCGGTCAGCCTAGAGGGGGCAACGACGAATCCCTTCCAGCCGACATTACGGTTTCGAGGTTTCACCGCGTCTCCACTGTTGGGACTTCCACAGGGCATTGTGGTTTATCAGAATGGCGTAAGAATCAATGAATCGTTTGGTGACACGGTGCAGTTTGACCTAATTCCGCAGTTTGCGATTGACCAGATTCAACTCAGCGCTGGTGCATCCCCAACATATGGGCTGAACGCGCTCGGTGGTGCGCTCGCGCTGCGTCTCAAGAATGGTTTTGACCAAAATGGTTTCCGCGGGAAATTATCACTTGGTTCCCACGACCAACTTAACGGGACGGCTGAGTTTGGAACGAGGCTGAACTCTTTTGCACTCTATGCCGGGACGTCGCGATTCAAGGAATCCGGGTGGCGAAGGGCTTCACAGTCAGATGTCACCCAAGCGGTAGTTGACGTTGGGTATCGCGAGGGTATCTTGGATGCAGGTCTCAGTTATACCCATGCGAAGACTAAGTTAAACGGTAATGGGGCCGCACCGGTCGAGTTGCTCAACGTCGACCGGTCAGCGGTTTATACCTTTCCTGATACTACGAGGAACGAGCTGGCGTTTACGCAAGGTCGCTTGTCTGTAGCGCTCTCGCCGACTTGGTCGTTGGACGCAACTGGTTATTATCGCGACATGGTCAGGCACACTCTGAATGCGGATGAATTTGAGCTGGCACTGTGCGACAGCTCATCACTGCCTGACGGATTTCCGACGAACGCGCTCTGTGCCAGCAGCCACCTCGATGGCGGACTCGACGGCGAAAGTCTTGTTGTCGATGTGTTAACCGGAGCGTTAATAACGCAGAGTGAAGCGTTGGGTGATGGCGCGTTGAACCGGACAAGCACCTCTGCTGATAGCTATGGAGGGACGGTGCAAACAACCTCTAGGGCCGCTCTCGGGTCGCACGACAACTTTCTTATTTTTGGAGCATCCATTGACCTGGCAGACGTAAGGTTTGGCTCTAACAGTGAGGTCGGCACTATGACCTCCGAAAGGAGCGTGGTCGGCTCAGGCATGCTCGCTGGAATAGCTGGGCGCGCCCCAGATGACCGGTTCAATACAGAACTCACGACGGCAAATCAAACTCTCGGACTCTATTTTTCCGACACATTTTCGGCTATTGATCGCGCTCACCTGACTGTCTCTGGACGATACAACTGGACCCAGGTGGATATCGCTGATCAACTTGGCACCTCACTCAATGGGACGCACGTTTTTCGACGTTTTAATCCCGGGATTGGTGGTGTCTATCAGGTGAGTGATGCCGTGGCGGTGTTTGGGCAGTATGCGGAGTCTAGCCGCGCTCCTGTGGCAGCGGAGCTGAGCTGTGCCGACCCAGCTGAACCATGCCGGATTCCTAACGCCTTCGTGTCTGACCCCCCACTCAGGCAGGCTATCGGCCGGTCATTCGAAGGCGGGCTTCGGGGACGTTTAGGCGTAAGGAATCGAGCTTTTGAATGGTCGGTTGCGACCTATCGAACACGTATTGCCGACGACATTCTCTTTGTCGCATCGCCCAGGCGAATTGGCACTGGCTTTTTTCAAAATGCTGGCGATACAAAGCGGTTAGGATTCGACATCGACTTCAGCGGAGAGGTGGCTGACCTCGGATGGTATGGGAGTTATGGTTTTGTGGACGCCTCATTCGAATCGGTTCTTGCGCTGCCTGGTAACCAGGAGGTTAACGACGCCGCAACCGAGACCGGTGAGGTCCATGTGACCCCGGGTGACCGACTTCCCGGGATTCCGCGACACAGCTTTAAGGCAGGGGTGCAGCAGGAATGGTCGGAATCCTGGTATGTATCTCTTGAGGCGATTATTGAGTCGAACCGCATCTTCGTGGGGGACGAAGGCAATGACCAACGGGCGTTGAACGGGTATGGCATATTGAATTTCTATACTTCATATCGTCTTGGTCGGCCGGTGGAACTGTTTGTTCGCATGGACAATCTTCTAAATAGGCAATATGAGACGTTCGGAGTGCTTGCTGAAGCTGACATTGCGCTGAAGGAAGTCCCGGGGGCCAGTGACCCAAGGTTCGTGGGGCCTGCCCCCCCACGAACGCTGATTGCGGGAATGCAGTTTAACTTCTAG
- the hemG gene encoding protoporphyrinogen oxidase, which yields MFRSLPGGLGEMTEDLVSVLPPERLSPSTRVISIDDNGPFVVRITGDITVASAVILAIPASDAAGLLETRHPKLAEHCLNIPHNSTATVALTYPRSAIEHALLGSGFVVPRVETGLSIIAATWVSSKGPGRAPAGQVLIRVFLGGARDPNILNRNPNDEDIAQLAHRNLARILKIECDPQFSRVYRWRNRSPQYEVGHLERLASIDHELQHTPGLLITGTSFRGNGIPNCIADGRATAAARAVQ from the coding sequence ATGTTCCGGTCACTACCCGGGGGACTTGGAGAAATGACCGAGGATCTGGTATCCGTGCTACCACCTGAGCGCCTTTCACCTAGCACCAGAGTTATATCTATCGATGACAATGGTCCGTTTGTCGTCCGAATAACGGGTGATATCACAGTAGCGTCAGCGGTAATCCTTGCAATACCGGCGTCGGACGCCGCCGGTCTGCTCGAAACCCGACACCCCAAGCTCGCCGAACACTGCTTGAACATTCCGCACAACTCGACCGCAACCGTAGCACTGACCTATCCACGGTCAGCCATCGAGCACGCTTTACTCGGCAGTGGATTCGTTGTACCCCGAGTTGAGACAGGATTATCAATTATCGCCGCTACTTGGGTATCTTCGAAGGGGCCTGGGCGGGCTCCGGCAGGACAAGTACTTATCAGGGTCTTCCTTGGCGGAGCCCGAGACCCCAACATTCTCAACCGTAATCCTAATGACGAAGATATTGCTCAATTGGCTCATAGGAACCTCGCTCGAATCCTCAAGATCGAGTGCGACCCTCAGTTCTCTCGTGTCTACCGTTGGAGAAACCGGAGCCCGCAATACGAGGTGGGTCACCTTGAGCGGCTCGCTTCCATTGACCACGAGCTTCAGCACACACCAGGCCTCCTTATCACCGGAACCAGCTTCCGAGGGAACGGCATCCCCAATTGCATAGCGGACGGCCGAGCGACAGCGGCAGCTAGAGCGGTTCAATGA
- a CDS encoding VWA domain-containing protein — MKSMRVSSVMAGRFALYGTCFALVVGSGVPLTAQQVPTLFPPGDQPTFRADVTLITNDVIVRDSSGQFVSDLTRDEFAIYEDGVMQEVASLVLIQGGRAFNLQLPAPAPVAEGIILPTARPRNDTAGRVLMLFVDDLHMEASSTPRIRDLFKRIAENLVHEGDLFSIVSSGSSSIAIDLTYDRGLLDSAIGRIMGNGMTPTDIIRGPQGSRGPSELLYRANVAVQTALSIIRVLEQIQHRRKAIVYVSAGYDLNPFEEMRFHESRTFGGGRFRLDQMDFEDTDEARRVRTNPFMEQTNYMFADLDMSNQIHRLTRAANRANATFYTIDPRGLIAGVDIGEMEGQLDPVQWWDYVQKSQNTLRTLAEATGGFAMVNNNDFDGAIRRIDAETSDYYVVGYYSNNSDPNQWRRRLEISVTRDDVDVWSRTAYELAEPEDPQVAPTR; from the coding sequence ATGAAATCAATGCGGGTTTCTTCGGTGATGGCAGGCCGTTTCGCACTGTATGGGACGTGTTTTGCATTAGTGGTGGGGTCTGGTGTGCCCCTTACCGCCCAGCAGGTGCCGACTCTCTTCCCACCTGGAGACCAACCAACTTTCCGGGCTGATGTCACTCTTATCACTAATGATGTGATCGTCCGTGATTCCAGTGGTCAGTTTGTTTCAGACTTAACGAGAGATGAATTTGCTATTTACGAGGATGGCGTTATGCAGGAGGTTGCTTCGCTAGTCCTAATTCAAGGGGGCCGTGCGTTTAATTTACAACTTCCCGCACCTGCACCTGTTGCGGAGGGGATCATTCTTCCCACAGCACGGCCCCGTAATGATACGGCTGGCCGGGTGTTGATGTTATTTGTCGATGACCTGCATATGGAGGCATCAAGCACACCTCGCATCCGTGATTTATTCAAGCGAATTGCAGAAAATTTAGTACACGAAGGGGACTTATTTTCCATTGTGTCCAGTGGTTCTTCGTCGATTGCGATCGACCTTACGTATGATCGTGGGTTACTCGATTCAGCAATCGGACGGATCATGGGCAATGGGATGACGCCCACGGATATTATTCGTGGGCCGCAGGGCAGTCGCGGTCCAAGCGAGTTGCTCTATCGGGCGAATGTGGCTGTTCAAACGGCCCTGTCGATTATCCGCGTGCTTGAGCAAATCCAGCATCGTCGAAAGGCGATCGTTTACGTGAGTGCGGGCTACGACCTGAATCCATTTGAGGAAATGCGGTTTCATGAATCTCGCACCTTTGGAGGTGGGCGATTCCGGCTCGATCAGATGGATTTTGAAGATACTGATGAGGCCCGTCGGGTGCGCACGAATCCGTTCATGGAACAGACAAACTATATGTTTGCCGACCTGGATATGTCGAACCAAATACACCGGCTTACCCGGGCCGCGAATCGTGCTAACGCCACGTTTTACACAATTGACCCTCGAGGACTGATTGCGGGGGTTGACATAGGCGAAATGGAAGGTCAGCTCGATCCGGTGCAGTGGTGGGACTACGTTCAAAAATCTCAAAATACCCTTCGCACCTTGGCGGAAGCCACCGGTGGTTTTGCCATGGTGAATAACAATGATTTTGATGGAGCCATTCGCCGAATTGACGCTGAAACGAGTGACTATTACGTCGTTGGGTATTACTCTAATAATTCTGACCCGAACCAATGGCGGCGGCGGCTTGAAATTTCGGTAACTCGTGACGATGTCGATGTATGGTCCCGAACGGCATACGAATTAGCCGAGCCCGAGGATCCTCAAGTCGCTCCCACCCGCTGA
- a CDS encoding site-specific DNA-methyltransferase — protein MPRPRLNPKPYARLRSSGRTFRFHHTDALEFLRGLPKASVDVIVTSPPYNLGVSYRSYRDALPTKEYLEWTDQWIAAATRTLTLRGSLFLNVGATPTRPWTALDVAQTAREHLKLQNIIHWVKSIAIDRGGGARATLDRDLAVGHYKPINSDRFVNDCHEFVFHLTPEGRTPLDRQAIGVPYQDQSNISRWQAGSDGVRCRGNTWFVPYTTIQNRKRERPHPATFPPKLPEWCIRLHGLERTGLVIDPFVGLGSTAIACAELGVNFVGVEMDQSYLDDAIARTRETLRAQRRRKQK, from the coding sequence ATGCCTCGACCTCGCCTCAATCCAAAACCCTATGCACGGCTACGGTCTTCAGGCAGGACTTTCCGGTTCCATCATACTGACGCCCTTGAATTCCTAAGGGGACTCCCTAAAGCCTCAGTAGACGTTATCGTGACCTCGCCACCCTATAATCTCGGTGTTTCATACCGCTCTTATCGCGACGCACTGCCGACTAAAGAGTACCTGGAGTGGACAGATCAGTGGATTGCTGCGGCAACGCGCACCCTAACTCTTCGCGGCTCGCTCTTCTTAAATGTTGGAGCTACGCCCACTCGTCCATGGACGGCGCTTGACGTAGCCCAAACTGCCAGAGAACACCTCAAACTGCAAAATATCATTCACTGGGTTAAGTCAATCGCAATCGACCGCGGCGGTGGCGCTAGAGCAACACTCGATAGGGACCTCGCCGTCGGCCACTATAAACCGATCAATAGCGACCGGTTTGTCAATGATTGCCACGAGTTCGTCTTTCACCTGACCCCTGAGGGACGAACCCCGCTCGACCGCCAGGCAATCGGCGTACCCTACCAAGACCAGTCCAACATTTCACGGTGGCAGGCCGGGAGCGATGGCGTCCGATGCCGCGGGAACACCTGGTTTGTTCCGTATACAACCATACAGAATAGAAAGCGTGAACGGCCCCACCCAGCCACGTTTCCTCCGAAATTGCCTGAGTGGTGCATCCGACTGCACGGTCTCGAACGAACCGGCCTGGTCATCGACCCCTTCGTCGGCCTAGGAAGCACAGCGATCGCTTGTGCTGAGCTTGGTGTAAATTTCGTGGGCGTAGAAATGGACCAGAGCTATCTTGATGACGCGATAGCGCGCACTCGCGAAACACTTAGAGCTCAGCGAAGGCGAAAACAGAAGTGA
- a CDS encoding serine hydrolase has product MAIIFGVLSTDAASVRNGVRVEEAEQAGAVEPRTKQNENGETVPDVRAAAAVIYNPIRGEVLWEENSEVQRPIASITKVMTAVVFLEAEHNLSQMIRVARTDVQRASTTYLRRNEQLTVNDLLHLVLIASDNGAARALARVSAWGTDGFVGRMNQKATALGLHSTVFTDPSGLDSGNLSSAYDLSRLIVYAAGNEQISGIMRMGEHRIRTNRRQVRVRNTNKLLRHEINVLGGKTGFIRKSGYCLAVLLELPQGEMVAMVLLGARSDAARFLEARRLLGWLDTRRPAE; this is encoded by the coding sequence ATGGCAATTATATTCGGAGTGCTGTCCACCGACGCTGCCAGCGTCCGAAATGGGGTCAGGGTGGAAGAGGCGGAGCAGGCTGGCGCCGTAGAGCCACGCACGAAACAGAACGAAAATGGTGAGACGGTTCCCGATGTGCGTGCGGCCGCAGCGGTTATTTACAACCCGATTCGTGGTGAGGTGCTTTGGGAGGAGAACTCAGAAGTTCAGCGGCCAATAGCCAGCATTACGAAGGTTATGACGGCCGTTGTATTTTTGGAGGCCGAGCATAACCTTTCGCAAATGATCAGAGTGGCGAGAACAGACGTCCAGAGAGCATCGACGACGTATCTTCGGCGCAATGAGCAGCTGACTGTGAATGACCTGCTTCACCTAGTGTTGATTGCATCTGATAATGGTGCTGCAAGGGCGCTAGCCCGAGTGTCGGCTTGGGGCACCGATGGCTTTGTCGGACGAATGAATCAGAAAGCGACGGCGCTGGGTCTGCATAGCACCGTGTTTACTGATCCTTCTGGCTTGGATAGCGGGAATCTGTCCTCGGCTTACGATTTATCACGGTTGATTGTTTATGCCGCTGGTAACGAACAGATTTCGGGGATTATGCGGATGGGTGAGCATCGAATTAGGACCAACCGCCGGCAGGTAAGGGTCCGGAATACGAACAAGCTACTGAGGCATGAAATCAACGTATTGGGCGGTAAAACTGGATTCATTCGGAAGTCCGGGTACTGTCTGGCCGTGCTGCTGGAGTTACCGCAGGGTGAGATGGTGGCTATGGTGTTGCTTGGTGCCCGTAGTGATGCAGCACGGTTTTTAGAGGCTCGTCGGCTGTTGGGCTGGTTAGACACTAGGCGGCCCGCTGAGTAG
- the trxA gene encoding thioredoxin, with amino-acid sequence MASDKVQTFTKDNFETSVIQAGTPVLVDFWAEWCGPCRQLGPTVDSLATDYDGRVTVGKLNVDENPEVAGRFSIRGIPTLLLFKDGEVVDTVVGVAEGAQLKQMLDKHLQTVAGSR; translated from the coding sequence ATGGCATCCGATAAAGTTCAGACGTTCACCAAGGATAATTTTGAGACATCAGTAATCCAGGCAGGAACTCCGGTTCTGGTTGATTTCTGGGCTGAATGGTGCGGTCCGTGTCGGCAGTTGGGTCCAACGGTGGATTCATTGGCAACAGACTATGACGGCCGCGTCACGGTTGGTAAGCTGAATGTCGACGAGAATCCTGAGGTTGCTGGCCGATTCAGTATTCGCGGTATTCCTACACTACTACTGTTTAAGGATGGCGAGGTGGTGGATACGGTCGTTGGGGTCGCAGAGGGTGCACAACTGAAGCAAATGCTTGACAAGCATCTGCAGACTGTTGCCGGTAGTAGATAA
- the trxB gene encoding thioredoxin-disulfide reductase, which produces MKQSEEVVIVGSGPAGLTAALYSARANLSPLLIEGVPAGGQLMLTTMVENWPGYRDGIMGPELIDTLRAQAERFGARIVNGQVQRFDLRDTPYIIETSDARYETRALIISTGASARLLGLPSEQVLMGHGVSTCATCDGYFFKEKRIAVVGGGDSAMEEALFLTKFASQVTVVHRRDVLRASKIMQDKALAHPRITFKWNSVVEDIRDPDKGVVTGIVVRNTETTVAKELSVDGVFVAIGHTPNTELLTGQLELDNHGYILTTAGARTSQAGVFACGDVQDSVYRQAVTAAGSGCMAAIDAERYLEGLPQAAVEKGSEIGSAG; this is translated from the coding sequence ATGAAGCAATCGGAAGAGGTTGTCATAGTAGGCTCGGGTCCGGCTGGGTTGACAGCGGCTCTCTATTCGGCCCGAGCTAATCTCAGCCCGCTACTGATTGAAGGTGTCCCGGCTGGTGGGCAGCTGATGTTAACCACTATGGTTGAAAATTGGCCTGGCTATCGCGATGGCATCATGGGCCCTGAGCTCATAGACACTTTGAGAGCGCAGGCCGAACGGTTCGGAGCAAGGATCGTTAATGGTCAGGTCCAGCGTTTTGATTTAAGAGACACCCCTTACATCATCGAAACTTCCGACGCGCGGTATGAGACACGAGCTCTCATAATTTCGACTGGAGCGTCTGCTCGATTGTTAGGCCTGCCTTCCGAACAGGTTTTGATGGGGCATGGAGTGTCTACTTGTGCAACCTGCGACGGCTATTTCTTTAAAGAGAAACGGATTGCGGTAGTCGGCGGTGGTGACTCAGCGATGGAGGAGGCGCTGTTTCTAACGAAGTTTGCCTCTCAGGTGACCGTTGTGCACAGACGTGACGTTTTGCGAGCATCAAAGATCATGCAAGATAAGGCTCTGGCCCATCCACGAATTACTTTTAAGTGGAATAGCGTAGTTGAGGATATAAGGGACCCCGATAAAGGTGTGGTGACTGGTATCGTGGTTAGGAATACCGAAACGACAGTGGCCAAAGAACTCTCTGTCGACGGAGTGTTTGTAGCCATTGGTCACACTCCAAATACCGAACTTCTGACGGGGCAGCTCGAGCTTGATAATCACGGCTACATCTTGACAACCGCCGGAGCCAGAACCTCGCAGGCTGGCGTGTTTGCCTGCGGGGACGTACAGGACTCGGTCTATCGGCAAGCAGTGACCGCAGCTGGGTCTGGTTGCATGGCGGCGATCGATGCCGAAAGGTATCTTGAAGGACTACCGCAGGCTGCAGTTGAAAAAGGTTCTGAAATAGGGTCCGCAGGATAG
- the mnmA gene encoding tRNA 2-thiouridine(34) synthase MnmA: protein MRIVVAMSGGVDSSVAAALLNDAGHDVVGLSMQLYDQSKNEHFGSCCTLDDLHDARRTAATLEIPHYIVNYQSSFSKHVVRNFVSEYAAGRTPIPCVHCNGELKFSHLLDRATALNTAAVATGHYAQVDRDAYTGLYRLRRGVDRGKDQSYFLFSLNQAQLARAAFPVGSLNKAQVRSYARDWNLPVADKPDSQELCFIANGDHANFVESHATTPLPKGNILDESGRILGQHDGVHHFTVGQRKGLRIASSSRLYVTSIDAISRSVTVGNRKDLEESTLTASAVNWIGGAPPKTPLQVTAQIRHRHAEAAAVVHAQEGGRAVVRFDNPQLSVTPGQAVVFYDADEVLGGGWID from the coding sequence ATGCGAATCGTCGTTGCTATGTCGGGTGGCGTCGATTCCTCGGTTGCTGCAGCTCTTTTGAACGATGCCGGACACGATGTAGTTGGATTGTCGATGCAACTATACGACCAGAGCAAGAATGAACACTTCGGAAGCTGTTGCACGCTTGACGACCTCCACGATGCTCGGAGGACCGCTGCCACCCTCGAGATCCCTCACTACATCGTCAATTACCAGAGTTCATTTAGTAAACACGTAGTCCGGAATTTCGTCAGTGAGTATGCGGCAGGGCGGACCCCGATCCCTTGTGTTCACTGTAACGGTGAGCTCAAATTCTCCCATCTGCTTGACCGAGCAACCGCTCTCAATACTGCAGCTGTCGCCACGGGGCATTATGCCCAAGTCGATCGCGATGCTTACACCGGCCTCTATCGACTGCGACGGGGCGTCGACCGAGGAAAGGACCAGTCTTACTTTCTGTTCTCACTAAACCAGGCCCAACTGGCACGGGCTGCCTTTCCAGTCGGGTCGCTCAACAAGGCACAGGTCCGTTCGTATGCTCGTGATTGGAATTTACCCGTAGCCGATAAACCCGACAGCCAAGAGCTGTGCTTCATTGCGAACGGCGACCACGCGAACTTCGTCGAGAGCCATGCAACTACACCATTGCCTAAGGGAAATATTCTTGACGAGTCAGGTCGAATCCTTGGTCAGCATGACGGCGTTCACCATTTCACTGTCGGGCAGCGCAAGGGACTTAGAATCGCCTCAAGTAGCCGACTATATGTAACCTCTATTGACGCAATATCTCGTAGTGTGACCGTAGGTAATCGGAAGGACTTAGAGGAGTCCACCCTGACAGCCTCCGCAGTAAATTGGATTGGCGGAGCACCCCCCAAGACACCCCTTCAGGTAACCGCACAGATTCGACACCGACATGCTGAAGCAGCAGCGGTGGTCCATGCACAGGAGGGTGGGCGTGCTGTCGTCCGCTTCGACAACCCTCAACTCTCAGTCACCCCCGGACAGGCGGTCGTATTCTATGATGCGGACGAGGTGCTCGGCGGTGGTTGGATAGATTAA